In Pantoea cypripedii, the DNA window ATCTGCAAATGCGTACCACCGGTGAACTGCATGTCCGGGCACGTTCTATCGCGCAGATTGCCGCGTTAGTGATGATGGTGTGCTTCATTCTGGCTGGCGTGTGGGTGAAATACGGTATCGATGGTTACGTGGTGAAAAGCGTTATCGATCACCATGCCGCGTCTAACCCGCTGGGTAAAGATGTGGTGCGTGAAGCCGGTGCCTGGCTGGTGAACTTTGAGCAGACCCCGATTCTGTGGATCTTCCCGATATTGGGTGTGGTCATGCCGCTGCTGACTACTCTGTGCTCACGCATGGAGAAAGGTGCCTGGGCATTTATCTTCTCTTCACTGACGCTGGCAGGTGTGATCATGACCGTGGGCATTGCCATGTTCCCGTTCATCATGCCGTCGAGCACCGTGCCGGGTACCAGCCTGACCATGTGGGATGCGACATCAAGTGTGTTGACGCTGAAGATCATGACTTTTGCCGCCATCATTTTTGTCCCACTCATTCTGCTGTACACCACCTGGTGTTACTGGAAAATGTTTGGTCGCATCACCAAAGAACACGTTGAGAGCAATACGCACTCCCTGTACTGATTAAGGAGCTAGAACATGTGGTATTTTGCCTGGATTCTTGGCACCCTGCTGGCCTGTTCGTTCGGTGTGATCGCGGCACTGGCGCTGGAGCGTGCTGAAGAGAGCGCAGCGAAAGGCGATAAAGCCTGATGCGCCAACTGTTTCAGACCTTGTATCGTCTGATGGATAAAGGCCCGTTACGGGCCTTTTCACTGTTACTGGCCTTATGGCTGGCGGGATGTGTGTTCTGGGATCCGTCGCGCTTTGCGGCAAAAACCAGCGCACTTTCGGTCTGGCATGGTGCGGTACTGATTTGGGCGGTGTGTACCGGCGTGATTCACGGCACGGGGTTCCGTCCACGTCGGTTACGCTGGCAAGCATTCTTCACACCCTTACCGGCGATGATTGTCCTGCTGGCGGGGATTATCTGGTTCTATCGTTAAGTCCCCGGTCAGGACAAATTCAGTCCATTTATTGTCGTTATTTCAGGCGCTGATGTGAGTATTTGTCAGCGTCTGGTCAAGAAATCTGCCAAAAATCCTTCCGGTTGTTACCGTCTGATAATTATTTTCTCGGGGCGTCAGCGGGCCATTCCCAAGCCGATCTCACTTGCGTATAGTAGCAACGTTTAAAATGATACCGGGATGTAGAGTGAGTACAACGCTGTTTCGCTGGCCGGTTCGGGTCTATTACGAAGATACCGACGCCGGTGGTGTGGTTTATCACGCCAGCTATATCGCTTTCTATGAACGAGCACGTACCGAAATGTTGCGCCAGCACCATTTCAATCAACAGACCTTGCTGGAACAGCAAATCTGTTTTGTGGTGCGGCGTATGACGGTGGACTATCTTGCGGCAGCACGTCTTGATGATCTTCTGGAAATCCAGAGTGAAGTGACTTCAATGACGCGTGCCACCATGACGTTCTCTCAGCGTATCGTGAATGCAGAAGGCAAAGTGCTCAATGAAGCAGAAGTCCTGATTGCCTGCATCAACCCACATCTAATGAAGCCGATTGCGCTTCCCAAGTCTATTGTCGCGGAGTTCAAGCAGTGACTGACATGAATATTCTTGATTTGTTCCTGAAGGCAAGCCTTCTGGTCAAACTTATCATGTTGATTTTGATCGGCTTTTCTATTGCCTCATGGGCAATCATTATCCAGCGCACCCGCATTCTGAATGCTGCCGGGCGTGAAGCCGAAGCGTTTGAAGATAAATTCTGGTCAGGTATCGAACTGTCTCGTCTTTATCAGGAGAGCCAGGGGCGTCGTGACGAGCTGAACGGCTCTGAGCAGATTTTCTATTCCGGGTTTAAAGAGTTTGCGCGTCTGCACCGTGCTAACAGCCACGCGCCGGAAGCGGTGGTAGAAGGTGCCAGCCGTGCGATGCGGATTTCGATGAACCGTGAGCTGGAAGCACTGGAAAACCATATTCCTTTCCTTGGCACCGTCGGTTCCATCAGCCCGTACATCGGTCTGTTTGGTACGGTGTGGGGGATCATGCATGCCTTTATCGCTCTGGGTGCCGTGAAGCAGGCGACGTTGCAGATGGTCGCACCGGGTATCGCCGAAGCGCTGATCGCCACGGCAATCGGTCTGTTTGCCGCCATTCCAGCGGTGATGGCGTACAACCGTCTGAACCAGCGCGTCAATAAGCTGGAGCAGGGTTACGACAACTTTATGGAAGAGTTCACGGCTATCCTGCATCGTCAGGCTTTCTCCACCGACAACACGAAGTAAGTCGAGGTAAACGATGGCCAGAACCCGTGGTCGCGCTCGCCGCGATCTTAAGTCTGAAATCAACATCGTTCCGCTGCTGGACGTGCTGCTGGTGCTGTTGCTGATCTTTATGGCAACCGCGCCGATCATTACCCAAAGTGTGGAAGTGGATCTGCCGGATGCAACCGACTCGAAGACGGTCTCCAGCGATGATAATCCGCCGGTGATTGTTGAAGTTGCGGGGGTAGGGCAGTACAGCCTGGTGGTGGATCACGATCGTATGAATCAGCTCCCGCCTGAGCAGGTGGTGAGCGAAGCACAGCGCCGACTGGAAGCGAATCCGAAGACGGTCTTCCTGATCGGTGGCGCAAAAGACGTGCCTTACGACGAAATCATCAAGGCGCTTAACCTGCTGCATCAGGCTGGCGTGAAATCTGTCGGTTTGATGACGCAGCCGATTTAAAGCGAACCGTTTTTGGGAACCGAGAGTGTCGAAGGCAACCGAGCAAAACGAGAAGTTAAAACGCGCGATAATCATTTCGGTGATTCTGCACATCGTGTTGATCGCCTTGCTGGTCTGGAGCTCGTTTAACGAAAAAGTTGAATCCAGCGGTGGCGGCGGCGGTAGCGATATCGACGCGGTGATGGTGGACCCGGGTGCCGTGGTCGATCAATACAACCGTCAGCAGAATCAACAGAGCGATAGCCAGCGTGCCGAGCAGCAGCGTCAAAAGCAGGCGCAGCAGCAGGCAGAAGAGTTGCAGCAGAAGCAGGCCGCCGAACAACAGCGTCTGAAAGAGCTGGAGAAGGAACGTCTGCAGGCGCAACAGGATGCCAAAGAGCAGGCGAAACAGCAGGCTGAACAGCAGAAAGCGGCTGAAGCGGCGGCGAAGCAGGCGCAGGAAGAACAGAAAGCAGCGGAAGCCGCAGCAGCTAAAGCCAAAGCCGATGCCAAAGCGCAGGCGGATGCCCAGGCGAAAGCCGCAGCGGATGCTAAGCAGAAGGCGGAAGAGCAGGCGAAACAGGCTGCGGCTGAAGCGAAGAAGCAGGCTGATCAGGAAGCGAAAGCGGCAGCAGCCGAGGCAGCGAAAGAAAAAGCGGTTCAGGAAGCGAAAGCGGCCGCTCAGGCGAAAGCCAAAGCGGATGCGGAAGCCAAAGCGCAGGCAGCGGCAGATGCGAAGGCGAAAGCCGCGCAGGAAGCCAAAGAGCAAGCCGCCGAAGCAGCAAAAGAAAAAGCCGCCGAAGCAGCGAAAGAGAAGGCCGAAGCGAAAGCTGAAGCAGCGGCGAAAGCCAAAGCGGATGCCGCAGCGAAAGCCAAAGCCGCAGCGGATGCGAAGAAGAAAGCCGCAGCCGAAGCCGCGAAGAATGAAAACGCTGTTGACGATCTGCTGGGTGGTCTCTCATCCGGTAAGAATGCACCGAAAAGTGGTAACGCTGCCGCTTCCAGTGGTGGTGCAGCGGGACAAGGTAATCAGAAGAAAGCCGGAGCCTCGGGAGCCGAAATTAACTCCTATATGGGCCAGGTTGTGGCGGCGATTCAGAGTCGTTTCTATGATGCCGATTCATACAAAGGTAAAGAGTGTAACCTGCGCATCAAGCTGGCCCCGGATGGCTTTCTGACTAATGTGACGGCGGAGGGCGGCGACCCGGCATTGTGCCAGGCGGCGATCGCGGCGGCTAAACAGGCACATATACCGAAGCCACCTTCACAGGCGGTGTATGAAGTGTTCAAAAACGCACCAATGGTTTTCAAACCGCAGTAATGCAGTAACAAACGGCAGGTTGATCTAAGGTTAGCTTGCCGTACTCTATGAGTACCCGTGTTTTTTCAGGAACAGTGCGAATTATCATGAACTCAGGTTCAGATAAGGGAGAAAAGATGAAGCAGGCACTTCGTGTAACCTTAGGTTTTTTTGTACTGCTGTGGGCGGCGATGCTGCACGCGGAAGTACGCATTGAAATTACGCAGGGCGTGAATACTGCGCGTCCTATTGGTGTGGTTCCTTTCCAGTGGGCCGGTCCTGGCGCTGCACCAGAAGATATTGGTGGCATCGTCGCAGCAGACTTGCGCAACAGCGGTAAATTTAATCCGCTGGATCGCTCGCGTCTGCCGCAACAGCCGACCAGCGCGCAGCAGGTTCAGCCTGCCGCCTGGAGCGC includes these proteins:
- the cydB gene encoding cytochrome d ubiquinol oxidase subunit II, with the translated sequence MFDYEVLRFVWWLLIGILLVGFAVTEGFDMGVGMLVRIMGRSDTERRVMINTIAPHWDGNQVWLITAGGALFAAWPMVYAAAFSGFYVAMILVLASLFFRPVGFDYRSKIEDVRWRGMWDWGIFIGSFVPPLVIGVAFGNLLQGVPFHADEYLRLFYTGNFFQLLNPFGLLAGVISVAMFLTQGATYLQMRTTGELHVRARSIAQIAALVMMVCFILAGVWVKYGIDGYVVKSVIDHHAASNPLGKDVVREAGAWLVNFEQTPILWIFPILGVVMPLLTTLCSRMEKGAWAFIFSSLTLAGVIMTVGIAMFPFIMPSSTVPGTSLTMWDATSSVLTLKIMTFAAIIFVPLILLYTTWCYWKMFGRITKEHVESNTHSLY
- the cydX gene encoding cytochrome bd-I oxidase subunit CydX, producing MWYFAWILGTLLACSFGVIAALALERAEESAAKGDKA
- the ybgE gene encoding cyd operon protein YbgE, whose protein sequence is MRQLFQTLYRLMDKGPLRAFSLLLALWLAGCVFWDPSRFAAKTSALSVWHGAVLIWAVCTGVIHGTGFRPRRLRWQAFFTPLPAMIVLLAGIIWFYR
- the ybgC gene encoding tol-pal system-associated acyl-CoA thioesterase, giving the protein MIPGCRVSTTLFRWPVRVYYEDTDAGGVVYHASYIAFYERARTEMLRQHHFNQQTLLEQQICFVVRRMTVDYLAAARLDDLLEIQSEVTSMTRATMTFSQRIVNAEGKVLNEAEVLIACINPHLMKPIALPKSIVAEFKQ
- the tolQ gene encoding Tol-Pal system protein TolQ, giving the protein MTDMNILDLFLKASLLVKLIMLILIGFSIASWAIIIQRTRILNAAGREAEAFEDKFWSGIELSRLYQESQGRRDELNGSEQIFYSGFKEFARLHRANSHAPEAVVEGASRAMRISMNRELEALENHIPFLGTVGSISPYIGLFGTVWGIMHAFIALGAVKQATLQMVAPGIAEALIATAIGLFAAIPAVMAYNRLNQRVNKLEQGYDNFMEEFTAILHRQAFSTDNTK
- the tolR gene encoding colicin uptake protein TolR, with amino-acid sequence MARTRGRARRDLKSEINIVPLLDVLLVLLLIFMATAPIITQSVEVDLPDATDSKTVSSDDNPPVIVEVAGVGQYSLVVDHDRMNQLPPEQVVSEAQRRLEANPKTVFLIGGAKDVPYDEIIKALNLLHQAGVKSVGLMTQPI
- the tolA gene encoding cell envelope integrity protein TolA, whose product is MSKATEQNEKLKRAIIISVILHIVLIALLVWSSFNEKVESSGGGGGSDIDAVMVDPGAVVDQYNRQQNQQSDSQRAEQQRQKQAQQQAEELQQKQAAEQQRLKELEKERLQAQQDAKEQAKQQAEQQKAAEAAAKQAQEEQKAAEAAAAKAKADAKAQADAQAKAAADAKQKAEEQAKQAAAEAKKQADQEAKAAAAEAAKEKAVQEAKAAAQAKAKADAEAKAQAAADAKAKAAQEAKEQAAEAAKEKAAEAAKEKAEAKAEAAAKAKADAAAKAKAAADAKKKAAAEAAKNENAVDDLLGGLSSGKNAPKSGNAAASSGGAAGQGNQKKAGASGAEINSYMGQVVAAIQSRFYDADSYKGKECNLRIKLAPDGFLTNVTAEGGDPALCQAAIAAAKQAHIPKPPSQAVYEVFKNAPMVFKPQ